Proteins from a genomic interval of Rosa chinensis cultivar Old Blush chromosome 2, RchiOBHm-V2, whole genome shotgun sequence:
- the LOC112188774 gene encoding DNA-directed RNA polymerase I subunit RPA12: protein MSSMSESRAFLFCNSCGYMLSLTTTPYAKPGRCPYCDHPRPIEGLSKCKYSYTVSKEDIQRELGKSTIKEEKTELAKTDMKKCEKCGHNEHTYFSRQMRSADEGATTFYTCTKCNNSFSEN, encoded by the exons ATGTCGTCCATGTCAGAGTCTCGTGCTTTCCTGTTCTGCAACAGCTGTGGGTATATGCTATCTTTGACGACAACTCCTTATGCTAAACCTGGCCGATGCCCCTATTGCGACCATCCGCGACCTATAGAAG GGCTCTCCAAATGTAAATATTCATACACAGTCAGTAAAGAG GATATTCAAAGGGAGCTAGGCaaatcaacaattaaggagGAAAAGACTGAATTGGCAAAG ACGGACATGAAAAAATGTGAAAAGTGTGGCCACAATGAGCATACGTATTTTTCTAGACAG ATGAGATCAGCTGATGAGGGGGCAACTACTTTCTACACTTGCACCAAGTGCAATAATAGTTTCAGTGAAAATTAA